From the Paludibacterium paludis genome, one window contains:
- a CDS encoding LacI family DNA-binding transcriptional regulator — MPVSIKEVAREAGVSVATVSRVLGKGPVSDALRARVERAIEITGYRPNLSARRLRSRRSQTIGLVVSDIRNSFFTSVSRAVEDAAYEAGWRVILCNTDENPDKEAMYLRLMQEERVTGLIFAPTRDTASRQDLDALGFPVVLIDRAGPATGVDAVLLDNARASAMLVDHLVDAGYRRIGGIFGKTSTTGQERRDGFAAAMALHGLPCETKFILPQAPAAEDSVGVWLDSADRPDAIVASNGQLLLGAFRAARRRGVALPGGVALAGFDNEGWTEVVSPGLTVIEQPVLDIGRTAMSLLVERLADAGISPRKVVFPGRLLIRGSTAGKR; from the coding sequence ATGCCTGTCAGTATCAAAGAAGTCGCACGCGAGGCGGGGGTGTCGGTCGCCACCGTTTCCCGGGTGCTTGGCAAGGGGCCGGTCAGCGATGCGTTGCGCGCCAGGGTGGAGCGCGCCATCGAGATCACCGGTTATCGTCCGAACCTGTCGGCGCGCCGACTGCGCTCGCGACGCAGCCAGACTATCGGTCTTGTTGTATCGGATATTCGGAACAGTTTTTTCACATCGGTGAGCCGGGCGGTGGAAGACGCGGCTTACGAGGCGGGATGGCGGGTGATTTTGTGCAATACCGATGAAAATCCCGACAAAGAAGCCATGTACTTGCGTCTGATGCAGGAGGAGCGCGTGACGGGATTGATTTTCGCGCCGACTCGCGACACGGCTTCGCGCCAAGATCTGGATGCGCTGGGTTTTCCCGTGGTGCTGATCGACAGGGCCGGGCCTGCGACCGGCGTCGACGCGGTATTGCTGGATAACGCCAGGGCATCGGCCATGCTGGTCGATCATCTGGTTGATGCGGGTTATCGCCGCATCGGGGGCATTTTCGGCAAGACCAGCACGACCGGCCAGGAACGGCGTGATGGTTTCGCGGCGGCGATGGCGCTGCATGGCTTGCCCTGCGAGACGAAGTTCATTCTGCCGCAAGCCCCGGCGGCCGAGGACTCGGTGGGGGTCTGGCTCGATTCGGCGGATCGGCCGGATGCTATTGTCGCCAGCAACGGCCAATTGCTGCTGGGCGCGTTTCGGGCTGCGCGGCGGCGTGGCGTCGCGTTGCCGGGGGGCGTCGCGCTGGCGGGATTCGACAATGAAGGCTGGACGGAGGTGGTCTCGCCCGGACTGACCGTGATCGAGCAGCCTGTGCTGGATATCGGCAGGACGGCGATGTCCTTGCTGGTGGAGCGTTTGGCCGATGCGGGAATATCGCCCAGGAAAGTGGTCTTTCCCGGGCGGCTTCTGATCCGGGGATCGACCGCCGGGAAGCGGTGA
- a CDS encoding cytochrome C assembly family protein codes for MSNPMFVLTLMLMVAYSGISWHVFHYSQASAGPERNIRREQAVLGVVLLFHAFAVLGPMVGGAVLSIGVGQALAVVAWLMLLIYWTASFFYRVDGLQLFMMPLAVLTLGFSLVFPGHHVIPDPGNPAFILHILVSMLAYSLFAIGALLAILMLAMERALHAKRRTPLVNHLPPLLSLERMMFQVLTVGFVLLSLALLSGLVFSETVFGQPVTLTHKTVFGVISWLTFAGLLFGRSRYGWRGRIAIRWTLVGFVLLMMAYIGSKIVLELILKRT; via the coding sequence ATGTCGAATCCCATGTTCGTACTGACACTCATGCTGATGGTGGCCTACAGCGGCATTTCCTGGCATGTATTCCACTACAGTCAGGCTTCGGCAGGTCCCGAGCGCAATATCCGGCGCGAGCAGGCGGTGCTGGGCGTGGTGTTGCTTTTCCATGCCTTCGCCGTGCTCGGCCCGATGGTCGGTGGCGCCGTGCTGTCCATCGGCGTCGGCCAGGCGCTCGCCGTCGTGGCCTGGCTGATGCTGCTCATTTACTGGACCGCTTCCTTTTTCTACAGGGTGGACGGTCTGCAGCTTTTCATGATGCCGCTTGCGGTGCTGACCCTCGGTTTTTCGCTGGTGTTCCCGGGCCATCACGTGATTCCGGATCCGGGTAATCCGGCCTTCATCCTGCATATTCTGGTGTCGATGCTGGCCTACAGCCTGTTCGCCATCGGCGCATTGCTGGCCATCTTGATGCTGGCGATGGAGCGCGCGCTTCATGCCAAGCGAAGAACACCCCTGGTAAACCATTTACCGCCGCTTCTGTCTCTGGAACGCATGATGTTTCAGGTGCTGACCGTGGGCTTCGTGCTGCTATCGCTGGCCTTGCTGTCCGGTCTGGTGTTTTCCGAAACGGTGTTCGGACAACCGGTGACGCTGACCCACAAGACCGTGTTCGGGGTGATTTCCTGGCTGACCTTCGCGGGTCTTCTGTTCGGACGTTCCCGCTACGGGTGGCGCGGCAGAATCGCGATTCGCTGGACACTGGTGGGTTTTGTCCTGCTCATGATGGCCTATATCGGCAGCAAGATCGTATTGGAGCTGATCCTCAAACGAACCTGA
- a CDS encoding porin: MNKKLIAVALAALPVAAMADVTIYGTLNAGFQNDKVTNKESQNRVEDYTSLIGFKGSEDLGNGLKAIWQVETRLHMDGTNGKEGSDVRPSSDGLGTRDTFIGLQGNFGKVRLGRISNQLNDLGLVDPWAYNSNTGANGLGVFTANGDRLNNAVRYDSPTFYGVDGSIMYGFGENKAKDVAGTKKASDTLGLGLNWSNDTFGVHYAYQKEFNPGSQVNDGRKTASIHRVEATYSANNLFVALGYNKGTGYDWNEAFSNDGDAQRKLVSKQAALTVAYSFGAITPRFSYAKGWDQHDTDGKIDNSGYRQYILGVDYALSKRTSTGVSYGNAKFDRGSSLAVGGVDTTYKTLGVHLTHNF; the protein is encoded by the coding sequence ATGAACAAGAAGCTGATCGCTGTAGCTCTGGCTGCTCTGCCGGTAGCCGCCATGGCTGACGTTACCATTTACGGTACCCTGAACGCTGGTTTCCAGAACGACAAGGTAACCAACAAAGAATCCCAAAACCGCGTTGAAGACTACACCTCCCTGATCGGCTTCAAGGGTTCCGAAGATCTGGGCAACGGCCTGAAGGCTATCTGGCAAGTTGAAACCCGTCTGCACATGGACGGCACCAACGGCAAAGAAGGTTCGGACGTGCGTCCCTCCAGCGATGGCCTGGGCACCCGTGACACCTTCATCGGTCTGCAAGGCAACTTCGGTAAGGTTCGTCTGGGCCGCATCAGCAACCAGCTGAATGATCTGGGCCTGGTTGACCCGTGGGCATACAACAGCAACACTGGTGCCAACGGCCTGGGCGTATTCACCGCCAACGGTGACCGTCTGAACAACGCGGTTCGCTACGACTCCCCGACCTTCTACGGCGTTGACGGCAGCATTATGTACGGCTTTGGCGAAAACAAGGCTAAAGACGTGGCCGGCACGAAGAAAGCTTCCGATACCCTGGGTCTGGGCCTGAACTGGTCGAATGACACCTTCGGTGTTCACTACGCTTACCAGAAGGAATTCAACCCGGGTTCGCAAGTGAACGACGGCCGCAAGACCGCCAGCATCCACCGTGTTGAAGCCACCTACAGCGCCAACAACCTGTTCGTGGCCCTGGGCTACAACAAGGGTACCGGCTACGACTGGAACGAAGCTTTCTCCAACGATGGCGATGCACAGCGCAAGCTGGTTTCCAAGCAAGCCGCTCTGACCGTGGCTTACAGCTTCGGCGCCATCACCCCGCGCTTCTCCTATGCGAAGGGCTGGGATCAGCATGACACCGATGGCAAGATCGATAACTCGGGCTACCGTCAGTACATCCTGGGTGTTGACTACGCGCTGTCCAAGCGCACCAGCACTGGTGTTTCCTATGGTAACGCCAAGTTCGACCGTGGTTCCTCGCTGGCTGTTGGCGGTGTAGACACCACCTACAAGACCCTGGGTGTTCACCTGACCCACAACTTCTAA
- the pilB gene encoding type IV-A pilus assembly ATPase PilB, with amino-acid sequence MEGSQGVTGLGRALVQSRLLTREEAENIQRQAESSSVSFVEQLVLSRKKTAREIAEFAATLFGYPLFDLSAIEAESLPQGLIDESVMVSRRVLPLFKRGNRLFVAASDPTQTSAFHAITFKTGLTVDVVVVEEDKLARVFSRRMSPGAESQGMPEIGGFDELGASDVTEETVQQEVDDAPVVRLIHKLLLDAIKSGASDIHFEPYEKYYRVRYRIDGELRLVAQPPLVLKEKIASRIKVVSRLDIAEKRLPQDGRMKLSLSRDRAIDFRVSTLPTLFGEKIVMRILDAAAVSLDIDALGLNPIQKKLLTDAVARPWGMVLVTGPTGSGKTVSLYTCLAMLNTPDINISTAEDPVEINLPGVNQVNVNEKAGLTFASALRAFLRQDPDVIMVGEIRDFETADIAIKAAQTGHRVFSTLHTNDAPSTLTRLLNMGIAPFNVASSVSLIMAQRLARKLCPSCRTPLDLPRETLLEAGFTEDELDGGWQSYGPAGCPECKGTGYRGRVGLFEVMPMTDAMTRLIMRNGNAVEIADLARKEGMIDLRRAGLIKVRQGETSLAEIEAITSDGGRS; translated from the coding sequence ATGGAAGGATCGCAAGGTGTGACGGGTCTGGGCCGCGCTCTTGTTCAAAGCCGGTTGTTGACGCGAGAGGAAGCGGAAAACATTCAGCGGCAGGCCGAGTCGTCGTCGGTGAGCTTTGTCGAGCAACTGGTGTTGTCGCGCAAAAAAACCGCGCGCGAGATCGCCGAGTTCGCCGCCACGTTGTTCGGTTATCCGTTATTCGACCTGAGTGCCATCGAGGCGGAAAGTCTGCCGCAAGGCTTGATCGACGAGAGCGTGATGGTGTCGCGCCGGGTTTTGCCTTTGTTCAAGCGTGGCAACCGGCTGTTCGTTGCGGCCTCGGATCCGACGCAGACCTCGGCATTTCATGCCATTACCTTCAAAACCGGCCTGACAGTCGATGTGGTCGTGGTGGAAGAGGATAAGCTTGCCCGGGTATTCTCCCGTCGAATGTCGCCGGGAGCGGAAAGTCAGGGTATGCCGGAAATCGGTGGGTTCGATGAGCTTGGAGCCTCCGATGTCACCGAAGAAACGGTTCAACAGGAAGTCGATGATGCACCGGTGGTGCGTTTAATCCACAAGCTGCTGCTGGATGCCATCAAATCCGGCGCTTCAGATATCCATTTCGAGCCCTACGAGAAATATTACCGCGTCCGCTATCGCATCGATGGCGAGTTGCGCTTGGTTGCCCAGCCCCCCTTGGTGCTCAAGGAAAAAATCGCCTCCCGCATCAAGGTGGTGTCGCGCCTGGATATCGCCGAGAAACGCTTGCCTCAGGACGGACGGATGAAGCTTTCCCTGTCGCGCGACAGGGCCATCGATTTCCGGGTGAGCACGCTGCCCACGCTGTTCGGCGAAAAAATCGTCATGCGTATCCTGGATGCGGCCGCCGTGTCCCTGGACATCGATGCGCTGGGTTTGAACCCGATCCAGAAAAAACTGCTGACGGACGCGGTGGCCCGCCCCTGGGGAATGGTGCTGGTTACCGGCCCGACCGGGAGCGGAAAAACCGTATCGCTCTACACCTGTCTTGCCATGCTCAATACACCGGACATCAATATTTCCACCGCGGAGGATCCGGTAGAAATCAACTTGCCCGGCGTGAATCAGGTCAACGTCAATGAAAAGGCCGGATTGACCTTCGCTTCCGCCCTTCGGGCTTTTTTGCGGCAGGATCCGGATGTGATCATGGTGGGGGAGATCCGGGATTTCGAAACCGCGGATATCGCTATCAAGGCGGCCCAGACGGGGCATCGGGTTTTTTCCACCTTGCACACCAATGATGCGCCCTCGACCCTGACCCGTCTTTTGAATATGGGCATTGCGCCATTCAATGTGGCCAGCTCCGTATCGCTGATCATGGCGCAGCGGCTGGCCCGCAAGCTGTGCCCATCATGCCGCACCCCCTTGGACCTTCCCCGTGAAACCTTGCTTGAAGCCGGATTCACAGAGGATGAACTGGATGGTGGCTGGCAAAGCTATGGACCGGCTGGCTGTCCCGAATGCAAGGGAACCGGTTACCGCGGACGGGTGGGACTGTTCGAAGTGATGCCCATGACCGACGCCATGACCCGGCTGATCATGCGCAACGGCAATGCCGTGGAAATCGCCGATCTGGCCCGCAAGGAGGGCATGATCGATCTGCGCAGGGCAGGGTTGATCAAAGTGCGGCAGGGCGAAACGTCCCTTGCCGAAATCGAAGCCATCACCAGCGATGGAGGTCGTTCATGA
- a CDS encoding porin: protein MNKKLIAVALAALPVAAMADVTLYGTLNGGFQNDKVTNGVSQNRVEDYTSLIGFKGGEDLGNGLKAIWQIESRIYVDGGDSANLGTRDTFIGLQGDFGKVRLGKLSNQLNDLGLVDPWAYRSAVGVKGANGLGTFTNSGDRLKNAIRYDSPNFYGFDGSIMWGAGENKSKDATGTKKASDILGIGLNWSYDAFGVHYAYQKEFNPGSQLDDGRKAASIHRLEATYSADNLFVALGYNKGTGYDWLDDFSGDGSYVVSGLTSAQRKVVSKQAALTVAYSFGAITPRFSYAKGWDQHDNVTGKIANSGYRQYVLGVDYALSKRTSTGISYGNAKYDKGTGVAINAANGNAANAVDTSVKTLGVHLTHNF from the coding sequence ATGAACAAGAAGCTGATTGCGGTGGCGCTGGCTGCCTTGCCGGTTGCCGCCATGGCTGACGTTACCCTGTACGGCACCCTGAATGGTGGCTTCCAGAACGACAAGGTGACCAACGGCGTATCCCAGAATCGGGTTGAAGATTACACCTCGCTGATCGGTTTCAAAGGTGGGGAGGACTTGGGGAATGGCCTGAAGGCCATCTGGCAGATCGAAAGCCGCATTTATGTGGATGGCGGGGATTCTGCGAATTTGGGCACCCGGGATACCTTCATCGGCCTTCAGGGCGATTTCGGTAAAGTTCGTTTGGGGAAGCTTAGCAACCAACTGAATGATCTGGGGTTGGTCGATCCTTGGGCTTACCGTAGTGCAGTTGGGGTGAAAGGTGCCAACGGGCTCGGGACGTTTACGAATAGTGGCGATCGCCTGAAAAATGCTATCCGTTATGACTCTCCGAACTTCTATGGCTTTGATGGAAGCATCATGTGGGGCGCCGGCGAGAATAAATCGAAAGATGCGACCGGCACCAAGAAAGCTTCCGACATTCTCGGCATTGGGCTGAATTGGTCGTATGATGCTTTTGGCGTCCACTATGCGTACCAGAAGGAGTTCAACCCCGGTTCGCAACTTGACGATGGCCGCAAAGCTGCCAGCATTCATCGTCTGGAAGCAACGTATAGTGCCGATAATCTGTTTGTTGCTTTGGGTTATAACAAGGGCACCGGTTACGACTGGCTGGATGACTTCTCCGGTGACGGCAGCTATGTCGTGAGTGGTTTGACATCTGCTCAACGTAAAGTAGTGAGCAAACAGGCTGCGTTGACTGTAGCGTACAGCTTTGGTGCCATCACTCCGCGCTTTTCCTATGCCAAGGGCTGGGACCAGCATGACAACGTGACGGGCAAGATTGCCAACTCGGGGTATCGTCAATATGTCTTGGGGGTCGATTATGCTCTGTCCAAGCGGACCAGCACTGGTATTTCCTACGGTAATGCCAAATACGACAAGGGAACCGGTGTCGCTATCAATGCGGCTAACGGCAATGCTGCCAATGCCGTGGATACCTCCGTCAAGACCCTGGGTGTTCACCTGACCCATAACTTCTGA
- the purB gene encoding adenylosuccinate lyase codes for MNLTTLTALSPLDGRYAGQVEGLRNLFSEYGLMRFRIQVELEWLKMLAAEPGIEEVKPFSEATLREIDDVVAGFRVEHAAEVKAIEARTNHDVKAIEYWLKERLSANPEVMAASEFIHFACTSEDINNLAHALMLKTARNTVLVPQLEAVIARLAELSHDLAAVPMMSRTHGQPATPSTMGKELANVVYRLKRQREQLVRQEILGKINGAVGNYNAHLVAYPNVDWESLCGRFVASLGLTFNPYTIQIEPHDYMAELYQVMSRINTILVDLNRDIWGYISLGYFKQKVKKDEVGSSTMPHKVNPIDFENAEGNFGLANAILGHLAEKLPVSRWQRDLTDSTVLRNMGTGFGYTVLGLTACLRGLGKLELNPAVLAADLDATWELLAEPIQTVMRRYGVPNPYEQLKELTRGKDGITRETLSAFIKSLEIPEQEKTRLLELTPAGYTGKAEELARRI; via the coding sequence ATGAATCTGACTACGTTGACCGCCCTGAGTCCCCTGGATGGCCGCTATGCAGGCCAGGTCGAAGGCTTGCGCAACCTGTTCTCCGAATACGGCCTGATGCGCTTTCGCATCCAGGTCGAGCTCGAATGGCTGAAAATGCTGGCCGCCGAGCCCGGCATCGAAGAGGTCAAGCCGTTTTCCGAGGCGACCTTGCGCGAGATTGACGATGTGGTGGCGGGCTTCCGCGTCGAACACGCCGCCGAAGTCAAAGCCATCGAGGCGCGCACCAACCATGACGTCAAGGCCATCGAGTACTGGCTCAAGGAACGTCTGTCGGCCAATCCGGAAGTGATGGCGGCCAGCGAGTTCATTCATTTCGCCTGCACATCGGAAGACATCAACAACCTGGCGCATGCGCTGATGCTGAAGACCGCCCGCAATACGGTGCTGGTGCCCCAGCTCGAAGCGGTCATCGCCCGCCTGGCCGAATTGTCGCACGACCTGGCGGCGGTCCCGATGATGAGCCGCACCCATGGCCAACCGGCCACTCCCAGCACCATGGGCAAGGAACTGGCCAACGTGGTCTACCGCCTCAAGCGCCAGCGCGAGCAGCTTGTTCGCCAGGAAATTCTCGGCAAGATCAACGGCGCGGTCGGCAACTACAACGCCCATCTGGTCGCCTACCCGAATGTGGATTGGGAAAGCCTGTGCGGCCGCTTCGTCGCCAGCCTCGGCCTGACCTTCAATCCTTACACCATCCAGATCGAACCTCATGACTACATGGCCGAACTCTACCAGGTGATGAGCCGGATCAATACCATCCTTGTCGATCTGAACCGGGATATCTGGGGCTATATCTCCCTTGGCTATTTCAAGCAAAAGGTCAAAAAGGACGAAGTGGGCAGCTCCACGATGCCGCACAAGGTCAACCCGATCGACTTCGAAAATGCGGAAGGCAACTTCGGTCTTGCCAACGCCATCCTCGGCCACCTCGCGGAAAAACTGCCGGTCTCCCGCTGGCAGCGCGACCTGACCGACTCGACCGTGCTGCGCAATATGGGCACGGGCTTCGGTTACACGGTACTGGGGCTGACCGCCTGCCTGCGCGGCCTTGGCAAGCTGGAACTCAATCCGGCCGTGCTGGCGGCGGACCTGGACGCCACCTGGGAACTGCTCGCCGAACCGATCCAGACCGTGATGCGCCGTTATGGGGTTCCCAATCCCTACGAGCAACTCAAGGAGCTTACCCGCGGCAAGGATGGCATTACCCGTGAAACCCTGTCGGCGTTTATCAAGAGTCTGGAAATTCCCGAACAGGAAAAGACCCGTCTTCTTGAACTGACGCCAGCCGGTTACACCGGCAAGGCGGAAGAGCTCGCCCGCCGCATCTGA
- a CDS encoding ComEA family DNA-binding protein has product MRFRFLLLCCALFWVVPAPGAGRIDLNTASEAQLRTLPGVGKARARAIIRSREVDGPFRREVELARVPGFGPALVKSLRGKVSAGDARPSREVPPTVIERLPSR; this is encoded by the coding sequence ATGCGGTTCCGGTTCCTTTTGCTGTGCTGCGCATTATTCTGGGTAGTGCCGGCCCCCGGAGCCGGGCGCATCGACCTTAACACGGCGAGCGAGGCGCAATTGCGCACGCTGCCAGGGGTCGGCAAGGCAAGGGCGCGGGCAATCATTCGGTCCCGTGAGGTCGACGGGCCGTTTCGCCGGGAAGTCGAACTGGCCAGGGTTCCCGGATTCGGCCCCGCTCTTGTCAAGTCTCTGCGCGGCAAGGTGTCGGCAGGCGATGCCCGGCCTTCGCGCGAGGTCCCGCCCACCGTGATCGAGCGTCTGCCCTCACGTTAG
- the ffh gene encoding signal recognition particle protein — protein sequence MLDNLTTRLSGVLKTLRGQARLTETNIQDALREVRMALLEADVALPVVKALIAQVRERALGQEVMGSLTPGQALIGVVNEELTKVMGEKNDALNLAAVPPAVVLMAGLQGAGKTTTVGKLSRWLKETTKKKILVVSADVYRPAAIEQLKLLAAQVGVEFFPSEGSQKPVDIVKAAHDHARRHFFDVLMVDTAGRLAIDDAMMQEIQALHAALNPVETLFVVDAMQGQDAVNTARAFNDALPLTGVILTKMDGDSRGGAALSVRHVTGKPIKFLGVGEKLTGLEPFHPDRLASRILGMGDVLSLIEEVQKGIDEAEATKMAKKLKSGKGFDLEDFKAQMQQMKKMGGMSNLLEKMPGQIGQMAKGIQGAEAEKAMRRIEGIINSMTPEERRKPELLKASRKRRIAAGSGVTVQEVNKLLAQFEQMQKMMKQFSKGGMLKMMRNMKGMMPGM from the coding sequence ATGCTTGATAATCTCACCACCCGCCTGTCCGGTGTCCTAAAGACGCTGCGGGGACAGGCCCGACTGACGGAAACCAACATCCAGGACGCATTGCGCGAAGTCCGCATGGCGCTGCTGGAAGCCGACGTTGCCCTGCCAGTGGTCAAGGCCCTTATCGCCCAGGTCAGGGAGCGCGCGCTGGGCCAGGAAGTCATGGGCAGCCTGACCCCGGGACAAGCCCTGATCGGCGTCGTCAACGAAGAGCTCACCAAGGTGATGGGCGAAAAGAACGACGCCCTCAACCTCGCCGCCGTCCCTCCGGCTGTCGTGCTGATGGCCGGCCTGCAGGGCGCGGGTAAAACCACCACCGTCGGCAAGCTGTCGCGCTGGCTGAAAGAAACCACCAAGAAAAAGATCCTGGTGGTTTCGGCCGACGTCTACCGACCGGCCGCCATCGAGCAGTTGAAACTGCTGGCAGCGCAGGTCGGCGTGGAGTTCTTCCCGTCGGAAGGCTCACAAAAGCCCGTGGACATCGTCAAGGCCGCGCATGACCATGCCCGTCGCCATTTCTTCGACGTCCTGATGGTCGATACCGCCGGCCGCCTGGCCATCGACGACGCCATGATGCAGGAAATCCAGGCCCTGCACGCGGCGCTCAATCCGGTCGAAACCCTGTTCGTTGTCGACGCCATGCAAGGTCAGGACGCCGTCAATACCGCCCGCGCCTTCAACGACGCCCTTCCTCTGACCGGCGTCATCCTGACCAAAATGGACGGCGACTCCCGCGGCGGCGCCGCGCTGTCGGTACGGCATGTGACCGGCAAGCCGATCAAATTCCTGGGCGTCGGCGAAAAACTCACCGGGCTCGAACCGTTCCACCCGGACCGACTTGCCAGCCGGATTCTCGGCATGGGCGACGTTCTGTCGCTGATCGAAGAAGTTCAGAAGGGCATCGACGAGGCCGAGGCCACCAAAATGGCCAAGAAGCTCAAATCCGGCAAGGGCTTCGACCTTGAGGACTTCAAGGCGCAGATGCAGCAGATGAAGAAAATGGGCGGGATGAGCAACCTCTTGGAAAAAATGCCCGGACAGATCGGCCAGATGGCCAAGGGCATCCAGGGTGCCGAAGCCGAGAAAGCCATGCGCCGCATAGAGGGCATCATCAACTCAATGACACCGGAGGAACGACGCAAGCCGGAGCTGCTGAAGGCCAGCCGCAAACGCCGCATCGCGGCAGGATCCGGCGTCACCGTCCAGGAAGTCAACAAATTGCTCGCCCAGTTCGAACAGATGCAAAAAATGATGAAGCAGTTCTCCAAAGGGGGGATGCTCAAGATGATGCGCAACATGAAAGGCATGATGCCGGGCATGTGA
- a CDS encoding cryptochrome/photolyase family protein, with protein sequence MPTRALCWFRRDLRLDDHAPLSQALINHDEIHCVFVFDTTILDALPRQDRRVEFIWHAVAELKETLRQQGSDLIVEHGDPATLIPRLAHRLGAHAVYCAEDYEPAARQRDTRVAETLKQAGIAFHALKDQVIFAKDEILTAAGRPYTVFTPYKNAWLARLHPRDYATWESKTLVSRLARHDDTLVMPSLDQLGFGDTDLCTLRLPLGTSGAETLLKDFLERMDDYAQTRDFPGIKGVSYLSPHLRFGTLSIRRLVKHALEHGGDGASTWLSELIWREFYQQLLWHFPHAATTSFKPEYRDLAFENDTARFEAWREGATGYPIVDAAMRQLKRSGWMHNRLRMIVASFLVKDLLIDWRWGERHFAELLLDFDLAANNGGWQWAASTGCDAQPYFRIFNPVTQSERFDPEGHFIRRYVPELATLDKRAIHAPWKAKVLPAGFTLGRDYPFPIVDHAAQREKALALFGKREG encoded by the coding sequence ATGCCGACCCGCGCCCTTTGCTGGTTTCGACGCGATCTGCGCCTTGATGACCACGCGCCGCTCAGCCAAGCCCTCATCAACCATGATGAAATCCATTGTGTTTTCGTCTTTGACACCACTATCCTCGACGCACTTCCCCGCCAGGATCGGCGTGTCGAATTTATCTGGCACGCGGTCGCGGAACTGAAAGAGACCCTGCGGCAACAGGGGTCCGACCTCATCGTCGAGCATGGCGACCCGGCCACCCTGATCCCCCGTCTCGCCCATCGTCTGGGAGCGCATGCCGTATATTGCGCGGAGGATTACGAACCGGCGGCGCGTCAGCGCGACACACGGGTGGCCGAGACACTGAAACAGGCGGGCATCGCGTTTCATGCGCTCAAGGATCAGGTGATTTTCGCGAAAGACGAGATACTGACCGCCGCCGGGCGTCCGTATACGGTATTCACACCTTATAAGAATGCCTGGCTCGCCAGACTGCACCCCCGGGACTACGCCACCTGGGAGAGCAAAACCCTGGTCTCCCGCCTTGCCCGCCATGACGACACACTCGTCATGCCATCCCTGGATCAACTGGGATTCGGCGACACGGACCTGTGCACGTTGCGTCTGCCCTTGGGCACCTCAGGCGCGGAAACCTTGCTGAAGGATTTTCTGGAACGGATGGACGACTATGCGCAAACCCGGGATTTTCCCGGCATCAAGGGCGTCTCCTACCTTTCGCCCCACTTGCGCTTCGGCACCCTTTCGATACGGCGCCTGGTGAAACATGCCCTGGAACACGGTGGCGACGGCGCCTCCACCTGGCTTTCGGAGTTGATCTGGCGAGAGTTTTATCAGCAGTTGCTCTGGCACTTTCCGCATGCGGCGACAACCAGCTTCAAGCCGGAATACCGGGATCTCGCCTTCGAGAATGACACGGCGCGCTTCGAGGCATGGCGCGAAGGGGCAACGGGTTACCCCATCGTCGACGCGGCGATGCGGCAATTGAAACGCTCCGGATGGATGCACAACCGCCTGCGAATGATCGTCGCGAGTTTTCTGGTAAAGGATTTGCTGATCGATTGGCGCTGGGGGGAACGGCACTTCGCGGAACTCTTGCTGGACTTCGACCTGGCCGCCAACAATGGGGGCTGGCAGTGGGCGGCGTCCACCGGGTGCGATGCCCAGCCTTATTTCCGGATCTTCAATCCGGTCACACAGTCGGAGCGTTTCGATCCCGAAGGGCACTTCATTCGCCGTTATGTGCCAGAACTGGCAACACTCGACAAACGGGCGATCCACGCGCCCTGGAAGGCCAAGGTGCTACCGGCCGGTTTTACCCTGGGACGCGATTACCCGTTTCCGATCGTGGATCATGCGGCGCAGCGCGAAAAGGCCCTGGCCCTGTTCGGCAAAAGAGAGGGCTAA